The following proteins come from a genomic window of Phycisphaerae bacterium:
- a CDS encoding LamG domain-containing protein, which produces MTLQRASLIALVVLLCLTANAGASLTKSIMAAEPVAYWQLGQPAECRVFDLASYDYATGAPVKTTGNGTKQVGGMSAADALYASISGNAGDLAITGDLTIALWAKPASLASEQVLLTYAGAGNKPQDNILYELALAPGGEVAYRHHDKGHSVYSHTFKGAALAANEWQFLVLVRDTGLQQVKLYVNDGWADAGAFKHNPFNGKKSSLHIGADPWGKRTFNGSLDQIAIFNYAFSNDQVASLALAAVGGEVPEPCTLILLALGAIIHLRIR; this is translated from the coding sequence ATGACGCTGCAAAGAGCATCGCTGATTGCGTTGGTTGTCTTGCTCTGTCTGACCGCCAACGCCGGTGCGTCGCTGACCAAGTCCATCATGGCCGCCGAGCCCGTCGCCTACTGGCAACTCGGCCAGCCGGCGGAGTGCCGCGTGTTCGATCTCGCCTCTTACGACTACGCTACGGGTGCTCCGGTCAAGACCACCGGCAACGGCACGAAGCAGGTGGGCGGCATGTCTGCCGCCGATGCCCTGTACGCATCGATCTCCGGTAACGCGGGCGATCTGGCCATTACGGGCGATCTGACCATCGCGTTATGGGCCAAACCCGCTTCGTTGGCCTCCGAACAGGTGCTCCTGACGTATGCCGGGGCCGGGAACAAGCCGCAAGATAATATCCTCTACGAACTGGCTCTGGCACCCGGCGGCGAGGTCGCCTACCGCCACCACGACAAGGGCCACTCGGTCTACAGCCACACGTTCAAGGGGGCCGCCCTGGCCGCCAACGAGTGGCAGTTCCTCGTCCTGGTCCGCGACACCGGTCTCCAGCAGGTCAAGCTCTACGTCAACGACGGCTGGGCCGACGCCGGCGCGTTCAAGCACAATCCCTTCAACGGCAAGAAGTCCAGCCTCCACATCGGCGCCGATCCGTGGGGCAAGCGGACCTTTAACGGTTCCCTCGATCAGATCGCGATCTTCAATTACGCCTTCAGCAACGATCAGGTCGCCAGCCTGGCCCTGGCCGCCGTTGGCGGCGAGGTGCCGGAGCCCTGCACGCTGATCCTACTGGCCCTCGGCGCGATCATCCACCTGCGAATCCGATGA
- a CDS encoding bifunctional precorrin-2 dehydrogenase/sirohydrochlorin ferrochelatase, whose protein sequence is MNEGYYILTNLRGKRCVVIGGGSIATRKVEALCRCGAEVHIIAPKFCDILAQRQDVTLHEKEYDGSDLEGALLIFACTDDQELNRRVATDAEALNVLVNVVDDPELCRFTVPAVLKRGPIQIAVGTAGASPYLAGRLRDLIGGWLDRAYEPFARKLAALRPRIIERVPRPDRRKAIFQQLAGRDSFDRFKREGWDSWCAWISETTSGKLSPEEVAAFTAKASRFGDPEQVGSPDPTAAESAVNKLVQ, encoded by the coding sequence TTGAACGAAGGCTACTACATCTTGACCAACCTCCGAGGCAAGCGCTGCGTGGTGATTGGTGGGGGATCGATCGCGACCCGCAAGGTCGAGGCGCTGTGTCGGTGCGGCGCCGAGGTGCACATCATCGCCCCCAAGTTCTGTGACATTCTGGCCCAGCGTCAGGACGTGACGCTGCACGAGAAGGAGTACGACGGGTCCGATCTGGAAGGCGCGCTGCTGATCTTCGCGTGCACCGACGATCAGGAGCTGAACCGGCGGGTGGCTACGGACGCCGAGGCGCTCAACGTGCTGGTGAACGTGGTGGACGACCCGGAGCTGTGCCGGTTCACCGTGCCGGCTGTGCTCAAGCGCGGGCCCATCCAGATCGCGGTGGGGACCGCGGGGGCCTCGCCGTATCTGGCCGGCCGCCTGCGCGACCTGATCGGCGGATGGCTCGACCGGGCGTACGAGCCGTTTGCCCGCAAGCTGGCGGCCCTGAGGCCCCGGATCATCGAGCGGGTGCCACGGCCCGACCGCCGCAAGGCGATCTTCCAGCAACTGGCCGGACGCGACAGCTTCGACCGCTTCAAACGAGAGGGATGGGACTCCTGGTGCGCCTGGATCTCCGAGACCACCAGCGGCAAGCTTTCGCCGGAGGAGGTCGCCGCCTTCACCGCCAAGGCCAGCCGTTTTGGCGATCCGGAGCAGGTCGGCTCGCCGGACCCCACAGCCGCCGAGAGTGCCGTGAACAAGCTGGTCCAGTAG